The following are encoded together in the Deltaproteobacteria bacterium RIFCSPHIGHO2_02_FULL_44_16 genome:
- a CDS encoding integration host factor subunit beta → MNKSDLIELLVQKLPNLSSRDVEVIVSTIFDSMTEQLKKGGRIEIRGFGSFEVRTRKPRTGRNPKTGATVDVGTRRVPFFKVGKELRERVNNGK, encoded by the coding sequence ATGAACAAAAGTGACTTGATCGAATTATTAGTGCAGAAGCTCCCCAATCTTTCGAGCCGTGATGTAGAAGTGATTGTCTCTACCATTTTCGATTCTATGACAGAACAGTTGAAAAAGGGTGGACGCATTGAAATTCGTGGGTTTGGAAGCTTTGAAGTTCGAACTCGCAAACCTCGAACAGGACGTAACCCTAAAACAGGTGCAACCGTTGATGTTGGAACTCGTCGTGTTCCTTTTTTCAAAGTGGGCAAGGAACTTCGCGAACGGGTGAATAATGGCAAATAA